Proteins from a genomic interval of Bombyx mori chromosome 8, ASM3026992v2:
- the LOC101743016 gene encoding uncharacterized protein LOC101743016, producing the protein MAKEMMIVFVYDTQCCTAEEDDPINAVLYFHPGWVSDTQRHALAGQVVGAAHCVKTLLSPPVSITLQSGKFIIREYGRYVLAIGSDRNIPDWVLKNRANLLTSMIKVYHGDLQCLAQQMEDQKRLAEKLYQVFETYLPVLQYGCHIFQRVPMLSLPKSATSTYMESMQILEHCRKSTGVLGGVILYNNKIIATQLPPGLTSYLTVVDPYRIKSPAETLETEAPLPLGAQLLVVYVRRKLYDNLKRQTEKLQEFYQNGEDIIARFKKNQEAERERQREFPQTGMKRDKSLLFTAVPEEDHTMISPPNREEIPTAEHRKASVPDVVPFTNKPRPRPNKLSLSFKTQQSLDEDAKENDKVFTGQTSVCSTPMLEYKRLHGNMLSICQNPDTNYQEKPIEPDVLKNIENCTKINFDNEKRDNQIVLDMNCIADHYINKPQPIRKPASVTDIQSLPQRAASKFKLTKSHNPPDDDTPSPDVDSLKSQCTMTITDPSFPVFRNDGVAISESLFNQYVEQYYSRMKQDSKEPNMFSFNTKLCEQDRFDDFDSELHRSPQRTPKKFAKDPAKSLSTDHSRRKSLSLPLKSLSESSDSQIGSDSEATSFKKKLTGVQLTPLMEKLSHLAFSDKSSGYSSRVMTPLELREFSTPAAERQITFCDRPKTQRVECDSDEDDDLDILPEYSSHAVKCALFVSGLQNMALLALLDIEAANDADTINSLWETSLNALGPIEQKCMEPLGAGGETSDYSYLLLDPDWGTVNKGGPWAATDIATMGLIHNDFSDDPELSELILRSDESVVVGASSGGAEVYYCERGPRDAGPPPPSDALAAAPLRARRRLHRDHATLLL; encoded by the exons ATGGCAAA GGAAATGATGATAGTATTTGTGTACGACACACAATGTTGTACAGCTGAAGAGGATGATCCCATAAATGCTGTGCTGTATTTCCACCCAGGATGGGTGTCTGACACTCAAAGACATGCTCTAGCAGGACAG GTGGTTGGAGCAGCTCATTGCGTCAAAACGTTGCTATCTCCGCCGGTTTCAATCACCCTGCAGAGCGGAAAGTTCATCATCAGAGAATACGGAAGATACGTATTG GCGATAGGCAGCGACCGAAACATCCCAGATTGGGTGTTGAAGAATCGCGCCAACCTCCTGACCTCAATGATCAAAGTGTACCACGGCGACCTGCAGTGCTTGGCCCAGCAAATGGAAGACCAGAAACGGCTCGCCGAGAAACTGTACCAAGTTTTTGAGACTTACCTACCGGTTCTTCAGTACGGGTGCCACATATTCCAGAGGGTTCCAATGCTTAGTCTCCCGAAG AGCGCCACGTCCACTTACATGGAGTCGATGCAGATACTGGAACATTGTCGCAAAAGTACCGGTGTACTCGGCGGCGTAATACTTTACAATAACAA GATCATAGCCACACAGCTGCCCCCGGGTCTGACGTCATACCTCACCGTGGTCGACCCCTACCGGATAAAGTCCCCAGCTGAGACTCTCGAAACCGAAGCTCCCCTGCCGCTGGGGGCTCAGCTCCTCGTTGTGTACGTCAGGAGGAAGCTGTACGACAACCTCAAGAGACAGACTGAGAAATTGCAAGAGTTTTATCAAAACGGAGAAGATATTATTGCCAGGTTCAAAAAG AATCAAGAGGCGGAACGAGAAAGGCAACGTGAGTTCCCCCAGACGGGAATGAAGAGAGACAAGTCGTTACTGTTCACGGCCGTCCCGGAGGAAGACCACACAATGATCTCTCCGCCGAATCGAGAAGAGATCCCCACCGCTGAGCACCGCAAGGCCAGCGTGCCCGACGTGGTCCCGTTCACGAACAAGCCCCGTCCCAGGCCCAACAAGCTCTCGCTGAGCTTCAAGACCCAGCAGTCACTGGACGAAGACGCCAAAGAGAACGATAAAGTTTTCACGGGACAAACCAGCGTGTGCTCCACGCCGATGCTGGAGTACAAGCGCCTCCACGGGAACATGCTCTCCATCTGCCAGAACCCGGACACGAACTACCAAGAGAAGCCGATCGAGCCGGACGTGTTGAAGAACATCGAGAACTGCACGAAGATCAACTTCGACAACGAGAAGCGCGACAACCAAATCGTTCTGGACATGAACTGCATCGCGGACCACTACATCAACAAGCCGCAGCCCATCCGCAAGCCGGCCAGCGTCACGGACATACAGAGCCTCCCCCAGAGAGCCGCGTCCAAGTTCAAGCTGACAAAGTCCCACAACCCCCCGGACGACGACACCCCGTCTCCGGACGTCGACTCGCTGAAGAGCCAGTGCACCATGACGATAACCGATCCGTCCTTCCCGGTGTTCAGGAACGACGGCGTCGCCATATCGGAGTCGCTCTTCAACCAGTACGTGGAACAGTATTATTCGAGAATGAAGCAGGACTCGAAGGAGCCGAACATGTTTTCGTTCAACACGAAGCTGTGCGAGCAAGACAGGTTCGACGACTTCGATTCGGAACTGCACAGGTCTCCGCAGAGGACGCCCAAGAAATTCGCTAAGGATCCCGCCAAATCACTCTCCACAGACCATTCCAGAAGGAAATCTCTCTCGCTGCCGCTGAAGTCTCTATCCGAAAGTTCGGACTCTCAAATCGGCTCTGACTCTGAAGCGACTAGTTTCAAGAAAAAACTCACCGGCGTCCAACTCACTCCCCTGATGGAGAAACTGAGTCATCTAGCATTCTCTGACAAGTCAAGCGGATACAGCAGCAGAGTCATGACGCCTTTAGAACTGAGAGAATTCTCCACTCCGGCCGCAGAGAGGCAGATCACGTTTTGTGATAG GCCAAAAACTCAACGCGTCGAGTGTGATAGCGACGAAGACGACGACCTGGACATTTTACCGGAGTACAGCTCGCATGCCGTTAAGTGCGCCCTGTTCGTTAGTGGACTGCAGAACATGGCGCTGCTGGCGTTACTGGACATTGAGGCCGCGAATGATGCCGATACTATCAATTCACTG TGGGAAACATCCCTGAACGCGTTGGGCCCTATCGAACAGAAGTGCATGGAACCACTCGGAGCGGGCGGCGAGACTTCAGACTACAGCTACCTGCTGTTAGATCCAGACTGGGGAACTGTCAATAAGGGAGGTCCCTGGGCAGCAACAGACATCGCCACTATGGGCCTCATACACAATGACTTCTCCGACGATCCTGAACTCTCCGAACTAATACTAAG GAGCGACGAGAGCGTGGTGGTGGGCGCCAGCAGCGGCGGCGCGGAGGTGTACTACTGCGAGCGGGGCCCGCGCGACGCCGGcccgcccccgccctccgacgCGCTGGCGGCCGCCCCGCTGCGGGCGCGGCGCCGCCTGCACCGGGACCACGCCACGCTGCTGCTCTAA